Below is a window of Limibacillus halophilus DNA.
CATAGGCCACATTCTTCGAGACCGTCAGGTTGGGGAACAGAGCGTAAGACTGGAACACGATGCCGAAATCCCGCTCGCTGGGCGGCAACGCGGAAATATCCTCGCCATTTTGATAGATGCGCCCTTCGCTTTGAATGTCGAGCCCGGCTATCGCCCGCAGAAGGGTCGTCTTTCCACAACCGGAAGGACCGAGAAAACAAACGAATTCGCCGGGGTATATCTCCAGCGAGATTTCTTTAAGTGCAACGAACTCTCCGAAGCGTTTTATGACATTTTCGATGCGCAGGAAGGGTTCTTGTGTGGAGAGTTTTGCTTTACTCATACCTGCGGTTTCGGCTACGGCCATGTATTCCGCTCCTGAGGTTCCGGCGTTAAGAAATGAATGGCGGGGACGCCTGCGAACAGGCGCCCCCTGGCTGTCACGTTGAGAACCGACGGTCCCCTTTCGCTATACTCAGCTCTTGGGCTCCGACTTGCTGTCGTAGCGCGTCTGCCATTCCTTCAGAATCCGCTCGCGATTACGAGCAGCGAACTCGAAGTCGTTGTCGATCATGGCTTCCAGGATACCGTCTGGGAAATGCTCGACCGGCTTGGCCAGCGAGGGGATGCCGACGACGGCATAGCCTTCGTTGTACATCTTCATCGCGTCTTCGGTAATGAGCCAGTCCATGAGCGTCTTGGCGGCGTCCATGTGATCCGTACCCTTAACGATTGCCGCCGCTTCCATGTCCCAACCGATACCCTCGGAAGGAATCACAACCTCAAGCGGGGCGCCCTCGGCTTTGGACTTCGCGCCACGGAAGGCGAAGGACACGCCGATGGCGATTTCGCCGCGAGCAGCGTCCTTGCAGGGCTTGGAGCCGGAGTGCGTGTAGTAGCGGATGTTTTCATGGAGCTTGTCCATATAGGCCCAGCCACCATCTTCGCCGAACATCTGGAGCCAGCTGGAAACGTCCAGGAAGCCCGTGCCCGAAGAGTTCGGGTTCGGCATGGAAACGTGACCCTGATAGACCGGCTTGGTCAGATCTTCCCAAGATGTGGGAACCGGCAGGCCGTTCTTCTCGCCTTCGACGGTGTTGAAGCAGATGGCCGCGACCCAGGCGTCCATGCCCACCCAAGCCGGCGGATTGGCTTTATCCCGGAATTTTGGATCGAGCTTTTCCACACCCTTGGGCGCGTAGGGCTCAAGCATGCCCTCACTCTTCATCAGAAGCAGCGACGTAGCGGCCAAGCCCCAAATTACATCGGCTTGGGCATTGTCCTTCTCAGCCAAAAGCTTGGCCGTGATGATGCCCGTCGAATCGCGCACCCACTTAACTTCGATATCCGGATGGGCCGCGTTGAAGCGCTCGGCATATTTCTGCAAGTCCTCGGCTTCGATGGCCGTATAGACGGTCAACGCCTCCGCTTTGGCGGCGGTGCTGAGCATCATGGACATGGCCAGGGCGGTGAATGCTCCCCCCAGCAAACTACGATGAGATAATTTCATGTCAGAAGACCTCTTCCCTGTGGTGAATTTCGTTGATTTGCCTTTTTAGAATCCGAACTCTATCGGTTTCGCGGCAAAATTATTACAGAAATATTACACCGCCGTCACGTATCGTAACAATCTTCTTCTGGGCGAGACGGCCTGACTCAATTCGGATACCTAAAGAAGCAAGCGAGGTATCGTATCGCGCCAACGCCGCACCAAGACTTCGCGATCGCCTTCGTAGGCCTCCAAGGTTGTATCGAAGACGAAAAGCTCACCGTCGGTCGTAGCCTCAACTTGAATCTCGGTACGGACCTCCCAGTCGCCGCGCTTGCGCCAGCTCGTGAAATGCAGATCCGCAGTAGCCGTTGTCGGATCCTCCGGAGAAATCGACCAGGTTTCCCGACGCACCTCTTGCTGCAGCAACCCGTGGTCCGGCAACTCCTCCACGCCGCTGTCCTCCAGGATACAGTATCGGGTCACGTTGCTATTGAGGTCGCGTTCAATCCAGCGCCGGTTCTGCTTGGGCTCACAAATTTTGTAAGTTGGAACAGGCGGAAGTTCGGGCTCTTCGAAGTCATAGCGATCATCGCAAACGGTGCGACAGGGCAAGGTCAGACGCGCCGCCGCACCTAACTCCAGCGTTGCGGTTACGGCCGTCGGCGGCGGTTGAATGAGAGGCCAGTAGGCGGTGGAGATTGCCAGTTGCAAACGATGCCCCGCCAAAAAGCGATGCCCGCATTCATCAAGCACGATCTGTAGGTCTTCGACTTGACCGGGGACCATTGGCTCCGGCGTTTCATTGCCGCGCCGGTGCGTGAGATTGAGGACACCCCATGAAACGCGGTGTGCCGCACCGTCCGGCGCCAAATCGATCAGTCGAATGATCAGATTACCGACTGCGGCGTCGATTGCGACCTTCAGGGTGAGAAACGGTCGCCCCAGAATCTCCAAGGGCGCAACCAAAACATCAGACTGGAACAGAAGAGACCCGCCGCCATCGATCCGCTGGTCGCCGGGCAACTGACCATCAGGTGCGACTGAGAAGTACTCCCCGCATTCCAGCCCCAGATCCTGAGGTGACTTCAATGACACCGAAACCTGGCTGCCACCTTCATCAGACAGGCTGCCATCCCGGTTAAGGAACAGGCTAAACGGTTCAATGTTGTCGGAGGGCCAAGTCTGCTCTCCGACCCAACGTCCAGGGTCTCTTTCGCGCCAGCGTGTCGGTCGAACGGCTTGCGTGATATAGGCACGATAGGCGGGCAGGCTTTCCGCGCCGTTGTCTTCCTCCTTGAGCCAGCGGTCCCACCAACGCAGCGCCTCAGCGAAAAAATCGATGCGCGGGTGGGGATAGGCGAAATGGGGATACTTGTGAATCCACGGGCCGTTGATGGCCTTGGCAACGCCTCCAAGGCCCGCCACAGCAGCCGGCGGCGCATTCTTGTAACCGTCGGCCCACCCACCTATCACCAAGGCTGCGGCTTTCAAGGCACCATAGTCCTCACAGATGGAGCCGTGCTTCCAGTAGGCATCACGGTGCGGATGACCGAACCAAATCGCGACCAACGGCGGTAGGTTCTCCAACCTTTCGCGCCACATCTCGCGCCAACGCTCCCCAACCAACAAAGGATCGGGCGGGCGGGAGCTAC
It encodes the following:
- a CDS encoding putative 2-aminoethylphosphonate ABC transporter substrate-binding protein; its protein translation is MKLSHRSLLGGAFTALAMSMMLSTAAKAEALTVYTAIEAEDLQKYAERFNAAHPDIEVKWVRDSTGIITAKLLAEKDNAQADVIWGLAATSLLLMKSEGMLEPYAPKGVEKLDPKFRDKANPPAWVGMDAWVAAICFNTVEGEKNGLPVPTSWEDLTKPVYQGHVSMPNPNSSGTGFLDVSSWLQMFGEDGGWAYMDKLHENIRYYTHSGSKPCKDAARGEIAIGVSFAFRGAKSKAEGAPLEVVIPSEGIGWDMEAAAIVKGTDHMDAAKTLMDWLITEDAMKMYNEGYAVVGIPSLAKPVEHFPDGILEAMIDNDFEFAARNRERILKEWQTRYDSKSEPKS
- a CDS encoding CocE/NonD family hydrolase, whose protein sequence is MSGNAVASHDVLENVWIEMDDGCRLAARIWRPRGADVAPVPAILEFLPYRKRDGTAQRDETNYPTFAQAGYAGVRVDMRGNGESDGLMTDEYTQQEWDDAVAVIHWIAAQPWCSGKVGMMGISWGGFNALQVAALAPEPLKAVIALSTTVDRYNDDIHYKNGCLLNSNLSWAASMLSRSSRPPDPLLVGERWREMWRERLENLPPLVAIWFGHPHRDAYWKHGSICEDYGALKAAALVIGGWADGYKNAPPAAVAGLGGVAKAINGPWIHKYPHFAYPHPRIDFFAEALRWWDRWLKEEDNGAESLPAYRAYITQAVRPTRWRERDPGRWVGEQTWPSDNIEPFSLFLNRDGSLSDEGGSQVSVSLKSPQDLGLECGEYFSVAPDGQLPGDQRIDGGGSLLFQSDVLVAPLEILGRPFLTLKVAIDAAVGNLIIRLIDLAPDGAAHRVSWGVLNLTHRRGNETPEPMVPGQVEDLQIVLDECGHRFLAGHRLQLAISTAYWPLIQPPPTAVTATLELGAAARLTLPCRTVCDDRYDFEEPELPPVPTYKICEPKQNRRWIERDLNSNVTRYCILEDSGVEELPDHGLLQQEVRRETWSISPEDPTTATADLHFTSWRKRGDWEVRTEIQVEATTDGELFVFDTTLEAYEGDREVLVRRWRDTIPRLLL